In the Dolichospermum flos-aquae CCAP 1403/13F genome, AGAAACACCACTGGCAGAAATTTTTCGGGTGCTGCGTCCAGGTGGACAATTAATTATCTTCGATGGTTATCGTAAAATTAAGTTTACACAACTCCCTAAATTACTGCAAACCGCAACTCAACTTGTAGAAATATCAATGGCAGTTCGTCATGGATTTTCAGAAATTAATGATTGGAATGCTATCGTCCAATCAATTGGCTTTCAAATTCAAACTATTGAAGATATTTCTTTAGCAATTCAGCCGACATTATTAAAATTACAAAAATTATCCTGGAAACTTTTTTCCTTGTCTTGGCAAGTCAAAATACTTATTTATTTGTTACCTAAATATTTAATTAGAAATTCAATCGCTGGTCTTTTAATGCCTTTTACTGTCAGTCCTAAAGGGGAAGCTTTTGGATATTATAAATTAATCTTAGAACGACCTTTAGAAGAGAGTTAAACTCGATGAATTTGAACTTTGAGCGCAGATAATTCCTGCGCCCCTACAATTTCCTAATATTGTGGCACAGAAGGATCAACTAAAATCGAATAAGCAGAAATTCCACCCTTAATATTTTTAACATTTGTAAATCCTTGAGTAACTAACCACCCACACATCTGAGCAGAGCGGATACCATGATGACAGAGAACAAGAGTTTCTGCATGAATATCAAAGCGGATAGGCACTTGTTCACTCCATTGCTCATATTCACTCAAAGGAAGATTGACAAAACCATCTAGCCGTGATAAAGCAATTTCCTGGGGTTCACGCA is a window encoding:
- a CDS encoding rhodanese-like domain-containing protein, whose protein sequence is MTNTSFDQPFSEITVEELAKRLSSNEGTLQLIDVREPQEIALSRLDGFVNLPLSEYEQWSEQVPIRFDIHAETLVLCHHGIRSAQMCGWLVTQGFTNVKNIKGGISAYSILVDPSVPQY